In Carnobacterium sp. CP1, the following are encoded in one genomic region:
- a CDS encoding FtsW/RodA/SpoVE family cell cycle protein → MKKLKYLDYYIFIPYLVLSVFGVLMVYSSSSYIAISQYNNPEYYFIKQAAFVGMGLVLSLFIFLLKYDNLKHRKIIMCAIGLIVGLLVYLLIFGKEINGAKGWLDIGPVGIQPAEFAKIAVIWYFAYIFSRRQYQIVHNFWSSMKQPIILFGTILLLIAIQPDIGGAAIILVIGVIMIFASGVSTKLGITMGALGITVILGVVELVQIFGTKLPFLQPYQYDRFLAFWDPFEVSQSAGLQLVNSYYALSRGGLFGVGIGQSVQKTGYLPEPYTDFIISILGEELGLIGVLFVLGLFIFLVLRIYLVAIRTKDPFGSLLCIGIATMFLIQGSINLGGVLGLLPITGVTFPFISYGGSSTLVLTISIGLILNVSALNKMRGQNEKNAK, encoded by the coding sequence ATGAAAAAACTGAAATATCTAGACTATTATATTTTTATCCCATATTTGGTTCTTTCCGTATTTGGTGTTTTAATGGTTTACAGTTCAAGTAGTTACATTGCCATTAGTCAATACAATAATCCGGAATATTATTTTATTAAGCAAGCTGCATTTGTAGGAATGGGTTTAGTGCTTAGCTTGTTTATCTTCTTATTAAAATACGACAACTTAAAACATAGAAAGATAATTATGTGTGCTATTGGGTTGATTGTAGGATTGTTAGTATACTTGCTCATTTTCGGAAAAGAAATAAATGGAGCAAAGGGTTGGTTAGATATTGGTCCTGTTGGCATTCAACCAGCTGAGTTTGCTAAAATAGCTGTTATTTGGTATTTTGCGTACATCTTTTCGCGAAGACAATATCAAATCGTCCATAATTTCTGGTCTTCAATGAAGCAGCCGATTATTTTATTTGGGACTATCTTATTATTGATTGCTATTCAGCCTGATATAGGCGGAGCGGCTATCATTTTAGTTATCGGTGTTATTATGATTTTTGCTAGTGGTGTTTCTACTAAATTAGGCATCACAATGGGTGCATTAGGAATAACTGTTATTCTAGGTGTGGTAGAATTGGTACAGATTTTCGGAACAAAGCTGCCTTTTCTCCAGCCTTATCAATACGATCGGTTTTTGGCATTTTGGGATCCTTTTGAAGTATCGCAAAGCGCTGGATTGCAACTGGTCAATTCGTATTATGCACTCAGTCGCGGAGGACTTTTTGGCGTTGGTATTGGACAAAGTGTACAAAAAACAGGTTATCTGCCTGAGCCGTACACAGACTTTATTATTTCGATTTTAGGTGAAGAACTAGGCTTAATTGGTGTATTGTTTGTTTTAGGGCTCTTCATCTTTTTAGTCCTAAGAATTTACCTTGTTGCTATCCGGACGAAAGATCCCTTTGGGTCGTTGCTTTGTATTGGAATAGCTACCATGTTTTTAATACAAGGTTCCATCAATTTGGGAGGAGTGCTAGGATTGCTTCCCATAACTGGAGTAACATTCCCTTTTATAAGTTACGGGGGCTCCAGCACGCTGGTATTAACAATTTCAATAGGTTTGATCCTGAATGTTAGTGCGTTAAATAAAATGCGCGGACAGAATGAAAAAAATGCAAAATAG
- the typA gene encoding translational GTPase TypA — translation MKKREDIRNVAIIAHVDHGKTTLVDELLKQSDTLDSHNQLAERAMDSNDIEKERGITILAKNTAVKYKDTHINIMDTPGHADFGGEVERIMKMVDGVILVVDSYEGTMPQTRFVLKKALEQKLTPIVVVNKIDKDAARPAEVVDEVLELFIELGADDEQLEFPVIYASAMNGTSGLTDNKEEQEPTMDYVFDTIISEIPAPIDNSDEPLQFQVSLLDYSDYLGRIGIGRVFRGTIKVGDQVTLSKLDGSTKNFRVTKLYGFFGLQRVEINEAKAGELIAVSGMEDIFVGETVTPIDHVEPLPILHIDEPTLQMTFLANNSPFAGREGKWVTSRKIEDRLMAELHTDVSLLVENTDSPDVWIVSGRGELHLSILIENMRREGYEIQVSRPEVILKDFNGVQCEPFELVQIDTPEEYMGSIIESLSARKGEMQDMVNNGNGQIRLTFLAPARGLIGYSTEFLSMTRGYGIMNHTFDQYLPRIKDKIGGRRHGALVSTETGKATTYGIMGVEDRGTIFIEPATEIYEGMIVGENARENDITVNITKAKQKTNVRSANKDQTNVIKAPRHLTLEESLEFIADDEYCEITPLSVRLRKRVLNKGEREKSAKKNKASQNG, via the coding sequence ATGAAAAAAAGAGAAGATATTAGAAACGTAGCCATTATTGCCCACGTCGACCATGGTAAAACAACATTGGTAGACGAGTTGTTGAAACAATCGGATACATTGGATTCACATAACCAATTAGCTGAAAGAGCAATGGATTCAAATGACATTGAAAAAGAACGTGGAATCACTATTTTAGCAAAAAACACTGCTGTAAAATACAAAGACACTCACATTAATATCATGGACACACCTGGTCACGCGGATTTCGGTGGAGAAGTTGAACGGATTATGAAAATGGTTGATGGTGTTATCTTGGTAGTCGATTCTTATGAAGGTACGATGCCTCAAACACGTTTTGTATTAAAAAAAGCGTTAGAGCAAAAATTGACTCCTATCGTTGTAGTAAACAAAATCGATAAAGATGCTGCTCGTCCTGCTGAAGTTGTAGATGAAGTACTTGAATTATTTATTGAATTAGGAGCAGACGATGAACAATTAGAGTTTCCAGTTATTTATGCTTCTGCAATGAACGGAACAAGCGGATTAACAGATAACAAAGAAGAACAGGAACCAACAATGGATTATGTCTTTGACACAATCATTTCAGAGATTCCTGCACCGATTGATAATAGTGACGAGCCTCTTCAATTCCAAGTATCTCTATTAGATTATAGTGATTATCTTGGACGTATTGGTATTGGTCGTGTGTTCCGCGGAACCATTAAAGTCGGAGACCAAGTTACGTTAAGCAAGTTAGACGGTTCAACTAAGAACTTCCGTGTAACTAAATTATATGGATTCTTTGGTTTGCAACGTGTCGAAATAAACGAAGCAAAAGCAGGGGAACTTATTGCAGTATCAGGTATGGAAGATATCTTTGTTGGAGAAACAGTAACACCGATTGATCATGTAGAACCATTACCAATTTTGCATATTGATGAACCAACATTGCAAATGACTTTCTTAGCAAACAACTCACCGTTTGCTGGTCGTGAAGGAAAATGGGTTACTTCTCGTAAAATTGAAGACCGCCTAATGGCAGAGTTGCATACCGATGTTTCTTTATTGGTAGAAAACACTGATTCTCCTGACGTATGGATCGTTTCCGGTCGTGGAGAGTTGCATCTTTCTATTTTGATTGAAAACATGCGTCGTGAAGGGTATGAAATTCAAGTTTCACGTCCTGAAGTTATCCTTAAAGATTTTAATGGCGTTCAATGTGAGCCGTTTGAATTGGTTCAAATTGATACTCCAGAAGAATATATGGGATCTATTATTGAATCACTAAGTGCACGTAAAGGCGAAATGCAAGACATGGTCAACAATGGAAATGGTCAAATCCGTTTGACTTTCCTAGCTCCTGCTCGTGGTTTGATCGGTTACTCGACAGAGTTTCTATCAATGACACGTGGTTACGGAATCATGAACCACACATTCGATCAATACTTGCCGCGTATCAAAGATAAAATCGGTGGACGTCGTCACGGTGCTTTAGTTTCAACTGAAACAGGAAAAGCTACCACTTACGGAATTATGGGAGTTGAAGATCGTGGAACGATCTTTATCGAACCAGCTACTGAAATATACGAAGGTATGATCGTAGGAGAAAATGCTCGTGAAAATGATATCACGGTCAATATCACAAAAGCTAAACAAAAAACTAACGTTCGTTCAGCCAATAAAGACCAAACAAACGTTATCAAAGCTCCACGTCATTTGACTTTAGAAGAATCATTAGAGTTTATTGCTGATGATGAATATTGTGAAATCACACCGTTGTCTGTACGTTTACGTAAACGTGTTTTGAACAAAGGTGAACGTGAAAAATCTGCGAAGAAAAACAAAGCATCACAAAACGGCTAA